A genomic region of Caloenas nicobarica isolate bCalNic1 chromosome 9, bCalNic1.hap1, whole genome shotgun sequence contains the following coding sequences:
- the MTHFSD gene encoding methenyltetrahydrofolate synthase domain-containing protein isoform X1, translating into MEGGARLRAGGTKWDVRQKVWDHLEASGLADFPRPVHRRIPNFKGSHQTCCSIKELDVFNRAREIKVDPDKPLEGVRLAALQARKTLLVPTPRLRTGLFNKIVPPPGATKEILRICATSQGIKEYSVPVGLDGKARVDLVVVGSVAVSEKGWRIGKGEGYADMEYAMMVSMGAVQEDTPVVTIVHDCQVLDIAEELLDDHDLTVDYILTPTRTIKTDCKRPKPQGILWHKVSYEMLEKIPILKSLRYREKQAGKDVTLQDEHSDLANANTPAASNEKATAENTRPQTAIGSAQTGQHHVESDSFSPRLEESGMITTVYVGNIPHSVRVSELKCALREFQATPLRLNWQGAQHKAFLDYKDKATAESAVSSLKGLSLGGKTLRVELAKNQRSKGQGEINSQK; encoded by the exons ATGGAGGGGGGCGCGCGGCTGCGCGCGG GTGGCACCAAGTGGGACGTCCGGCAGAAGGTGTGGGACCACCTGGAGGCCAGCGGCCTGGCCGATTTCCCGCGGCCGGTGCACCGCCGCATCCCCAACTTCAAG GGGTCTCACCAGACTTGCTGCTCTATAAAAGAGCTGGATGTGTTCAACAGAGCACGTGAGATTAAAGTGGATCCTGACAAACCTCTAGAAGGTGTTCGGCTGGCTGCGCTGCAG GCAAGGAAGACTTTGTTGGTTCCCACACCACGTCTGAGGACTGGACTGTTCAATAAGATCGTTCCACCTCCAGGTGCAACTAAGGAGATCCTGCGAATATGTGCTACATCTCAA GGTATAAAAGAATACAGTGTGCCTGTAGGTCTTGATGGGAAAGCACGAGTGGACTTGGTTGTTGTAGGATCAGTGGCTGTCTCTGAAAAAG GCTGGAGAATTGGAAAAGGGGAAGGTTATGCAGACATGGAATATGCAATGATGGTGTCAATGGGTGCAGTGCAGGAGGATACACCTGTAGTTACTATTGTACATGACTGTCAG GTGCTTGACATAGCAGAAGAGCTTCTTGATGATCATGATTTAACTGTGGATTATATACTTACTCCAACTAGAACTATCAAGACTGATTGCAAACGACCAAAACCTCAGGGGATATTATGGCATAAG GTCAGCtatgagatgctggaaaaaatCCCCATCCTAAAAAGTCTTCGATACAGAGAGAAGCAGGCTGGCAAGGATGTTACCCTCCAAGATGAACATTCAGATTTGGCAAATGCCAACACACCAGCAGCGTCAAATGAGAAGGCGACGGCTGAAAACACAAGACCACAGACTGCAATAGGCTCAGCTCAAACAGGACAACATCATGTTGAAAGTGATTCTTTCAGTCCCAGATTAGAGGAATCTGGCATGATTACTACTGTGTATGTGGGGAACATACCTCACAGCGTAAGAGTGAGCGAGCTGAAATGTGCTTTAAGGGAATTCCAGGCAACTCCTTTACGACTGAATTGGCAAGGAGCACAGCACAAGGCTTTTCTCGATTACAAGGATAAAGCAACCGCAGAGAGCGCCGTATCCTCTTTGAAAGGCTTGAGCCTCGGGGGTAAGACGTTGCGAGTTGAGCTGGCCAAGAATCAGAGAAGCAAAGGGCAAGGAGAAATCAATAGTCAGAAATGA
- the MTHFSD gene encoding methenyltetrahydrofolate synthase domain-containing protein isoform X2: MEGGARLRAGGTKWDVRQKVWDHLEASGLADFPRPVHRRIPNFKGASHAATRLLGLQEFKAANTVKINPDAPQKNARFLTLEARKTLLVPTPRLRTGLFNKIVPPPGATKEILRICATSQGIKEYSVPVGLDGKARVDLVVVGSVAVSEKGWRIGKGEGYADMEYAMMVSMGAVQEDTPVVTIVHDCQVLDIAEELLDDHDLTVDYILTPTRTIKTDCKRPKPQGILWHKVSYEMLEKIPILKSLRYREKQAGKDVTLQDEHSDLANANTPAASNEKATAENTRPQTAIGSAQTGQHHVESDSFSPRLEESGMITTVYVGNIPHSVRVSELKCALREFQATPLRLNWQGAQHKAFLDYKDKATAESAVSSLKGLSLGGKTLRVELAKNQRSKGQGEINSQK; this comes from the exons ATGGAGGGGGGCGCGCGGCTGCGCGCGG GTGGCACCAAGTGGGACGTCCGGCAGAAGGTGTGGGACCACCTGGAGGCCAGCGGCCTGGCCGATTTCCCGCGGCCGGTGCACCGCCGCATCCCCAACTTCAAG GGTGCCTCCCATGCTGCAACAAGGCTTCTGGGTCTACAGGAATTCAAAGCTGccaatactgtaaaaataaatcccGATGCTCCCCAGAAGAACGCTCGCTTTCTAACGCTGGAA GCAAGGAAGACTTTGTTGGTTCCCACACCACGTCTGAGGACTGGACTGTTCAATAAGATCGTTCCACCTCCAGGTGCAACTAAGGAGATCCTGCGAATATGTGCTACATCTCAA GGTATAAAAGAATACAGTGTGCCTGTAGGTCTTGATGGGAAAGCACGAGTGGACTTGGTTGTTGTAGGATCAGTGGCTGTCTCTGAAAAAG GCTGGAGAATTGGAAAAGGGGAAGGTTATGCAGACATGGAATATGCAATGATGGTGTCAATGGGTGCAGTGCAGGAGGATACACCTGTAGTTACTATTGTACATGACTGTCAG GTGCTTGACATAGCAGAAGAGCTTCTTGATGATCATGATTTAACTGTGGATTATATACTTACTCCAACTAGAACTATCAAGACTGATTGCAAACGACCAAAACCTCAGGGGATATTATGGCATAAG GTCAGCtatgagatgctggaaaaaatCCCCATCCTAAAAAGTCTTCGATACAGAGAGAAGCAGGCTGGCAAGGATGTTACCCTCCAAGATGAACATTCAGATTTGGCAAATGCCAACACACCAGCAGCGTCAAATGAGAAGGCGACGGCTGAAAACACAAGACCACAGACTGCAATAGGCTCAGCTCAAACAGGACAACATCATGTTGAAAGTGATTCTTTCAGTCCCAGATTAGAGGAATCTGGCATGATTACTACTGTGTATGTGGGGAACATACCTCACAGCGTAAGAGTGAGCGAGCTGAAATGTGCTTTAAGGGAATTCCAGGCAACTCCTTTACGACTGAATTGGCAAGGAGCACAGCACAAGGCTTTTCTCGATTACAAGGATAAAGCAACCGCAGAGAGCGCCGTATCCTCTTTGAAAGGCTTGAGCCTCGGGGGTAAGACGTTGCGAGTTGAGCTGGCCAAGAATCAGAGAAGCAAAGGGCAAGGAGAAATCAATAGTCAGAAATGA
- the FOXF1 gene encoding forkhead box protein F1, whose amino-acid sequence MTAEAQQALSSQPPPPPVQSSYGPMSSVAEKQPQSSAMDAASAAPGGATGSAPGSGGNPGSGGPKAKKTNAGIRRPEKPPYSYIALIVMAIQSSPSKRLTLSEIYQFLQSRFPFFRGSYQGWKNSVRHNLSLNECFIKLPKGLGRPGKGHYWTIDPASEFMFEEGSFRRRPRGFRRKCQALKPMYSMMNGLSFNHLPESYGFQGSAGGLSCPPNSLSLEGGLGMMNGHLSSNVEGMGLAGHSVPHLPANGGHSYMGSCTGSSAGDYPHHESSVPASPLLAGGGVMEPHSVYSSSASAWAPSASAALNTGTSYIKQQPLSPCNPTANPLSSSLSTHSLDQSYLHQNSHNTAELQGIPRYHSQSPSMCDRKEFVFSFNAMASSSMHSAGSGSYYHQQVTYQDIKPCVM is encoded by the exons ATGACTGCAGAAGCGCAGCAAGCTCTGTCCTctcagccccctcctcctccgGTGCAGAGCAGCTACGGCCCCATGTCCTCCGTGGCCGAGAAGCAGCCGCAGAGCTCGGCCATGGACGCCGCCTCCGCGGCGCCCGGCGGGGCGACCGGCAGCGCTCCGGGCAGCGGCGGCAACCCGGGCAGCGGCGGTCCCAAGGCGAAGAAAACCAACGCGGGGATCCGGCGGCCGGAGAAACCGCCTTATTCCTACATCGCCCTCATCGTCATGGCCATCCAGAGCTCACCCTCCAAACGCCTGACCCTCAGCGAGATCTACCAGTTCTTACAGAGCCGCTTCCCTTTCTTCCGAGGCTCCTACCAGGGCTGGAAAAACTCGGTGCGCCACAACCTCTCGCTCAACGAGTGCTTCATCAAGCTGCCCAAGGGGCTGGGACGCCCGGGCAAGGGCCACTACTGGACCATCGACCCGGCCAGCGAGTTCATGTTCGAGGAGGGCTCGTTTCGCCGCCGACCCCGCGGGTTTAGGAGGAAATGCCAGGCGCTGAAGCCCATGTACAGCATGATGAACGGGCTCAGCTTCAACCACCTCCCCGAGAGCTACGGCTTCCAGGGCTCGGCCGGTGGGCTCTCTTGCCCCCCCAACAGCCTTTCCCTCGAAGGGGGCTTGGGGATGATGAACGGGCATTTGTCCAGCAACGTGGAGGGGATGGGCCTCGCCGGACACTCCGTGCCCCACCTGCCCGCTAACGGTGGGCACTCCTACATGGGCAGCTGTACCGGCTCCTCGGCGGGGGATTACCCGCACCACGAGAGCTCCGTGCCCGCCTCTCCGCTGCTCGCCGGCGGGGGAGTGATGGAACCCCACTCGGTTTATTCCAGCTCGGCCTCGGCGTGGGCACCGTCCGCCTCGGCGGCCCTGAACACCGGCACATCCTACATCAAGCAGCAGCCCCTCTCGCCCTGCAACCCCACGGCCAACCCGCTCTCCTCCAGCCTTTCCACGCACTCCCTCGACCAGTCCTACCTGCACCAGAACAGCCACAATACCGCCGAGTTGCAAG GCATCCCGCGGTATCACTCCCAGTCTCCGAGCATGTGCGACAGAAAGGAATTCGTCTTCTCTTTCAACGCCATGGCCTCCTCCTCCATGCATTCAGCGGGCAGCGGCTCCTATTACCACCAACAAGTGACATACCAGGACATCAAGCCGTGCGTTATGTGA